From a region of the Sesamum indicum cultivar Zhongzhi No. 13 linkage group LG3, S_indicum_v1.0, whole genome shotgun sequence genome:
- the LOC105159194 gene encoding inactive protein kinase SELMODRAFT_444075 isoform X2 has product MFPPKSEATIPHGGGAADKVVVAVKAEKVISKAALAWALTHAACSGDGITLLAIFSGNKGGGRRFLGIPRLKGNCRSFDPAKLPERICQISESCSQMVLQLQDRIQVRVRIKVVSAMSAGAVAAEAKSYAANWVILDKKLKREMKHCMNELHCNIVVMKGAQPKVLRLNLARSNDLQTPFYSAASSPTKDSNKFYTHIMKHTTPVSSPEDPNTSYTRTSGENSLSSPDTGSCIYVVYEENPLYEGLSRGKSLPSRLETPDHPGARRMCFSGTPESETLRNHRNHADNEHGPGSGNQNNISRTSSTFARTEMFDLIQYRDDEMVGGTELDKKSDGDCVYNSSIRGAVSLGKTSLLPPPLCTHCKSKAPAFGKPPKQFNYRELEEATDYFSDKNFVAEGGFGLVHRGILRNGLVIAVKQLKFAGPQRDADFCREVRVLSCAQHRNVVLLIGYCIERKKRLLVYEYICNRSLDFHLHVAGNEKSVLDWQARLKIAVGTARGLRYLHEDCRVGCIVHRNLRPNNILLTHDFEPLVADFGLARLHSEEEFCDSNQEVGTPGYLAPEYFSGGKMTEKVDIYAFGLVLLELITGPRAHDLQCCSAYQILLDHIHALAKMEPLHILAYNHQLLDPHLASNQLQVLPYELHAMGCAASLCLQQDPDLRPPMSKVVKMLEGGSPVTPLALDLCIVGCSNGHSHDKLRQ; this is encoded by the exons ATGTTCCCGCCAAAATCAGAAGCAACCATTCCGCACGGCGGCGGCGCGGCGGATAAAGTGGTCGTGGCCGTGAAAGCGGAGAAGGTCATCTCCAAGGCCGCCTTGGCTTGGGCTCTCACCCATGCGGCCTGCTCCGGCGACGGCATTACGCTCCTCGCCATCTTTTCCGGCAACAAGGGTG GCGGGAGGAGATTTTTGGGAATTCCTCGATTGAAAGGGAACTGTCGGAGCTTCGATCCGGCTAAGCTGCCGGAACGAATTTGTCAGATCTCTGAGTCTTGCTCTCAGATGGTTCTTCAACTTCAGGACCGAATACAG GTCAGAGTGCGGATCAAGGTTGTATCAGCCATGTCTGCTGGTGCTGTTGCTGCTGAAGCAAAGAGTTATGCAGCCAATTGGGTCATATTGGACAA GAAACTGAAGCGAGAGATGAAGCATTGCATGAATGAACTGCATTGCAATATTGTAGTTATGAAGGGTGCCCAGCCAAAAGTTCTCCGGCTCAATCTAGCAAGGTCAAATGATCTTCAAACACCCTTTTATTCAGCTGCTTCATCGCCTACTAAGGACAGCAATAAGTTCTACACCCACATTATGAAGCATACGACCCCTGTCAGCAGCCCTGAGGATCCCAACACTTCCTACACAAGAACCTCAGGCGAAAATTCATTATCAAGTCCTGACACAGGGTCTTGTATCTATGTTGTGTATGAAGAAAATCCCCTTTATGAAGGATTAAGTAGAGGTAAAAGCCTGCCTAGTAGACTTGAGACACCGGACCATCCAGGGGCAAGAAGAATGTGTTTTTCAGGAACCCCAGAATCTGAAACTTTAAGGAATCATAGAAATCACGCCGATAATGAGCATGGTCCAGGAAGTGGAAACCAGAATAACATCTCTAGAACTTCATCTACCTTTGCCAGAACTGAAATGTTTGATTTGATCCAATATAGAGATGACGAAATGGTAGGAGGAACtgaattggataaaaaatctGATGGAGATTGTGTGTACAACTCTAGCATTCGGGGAGCTGTCTCTTTAGGTAAAACTTCCTTGCTGCCTCCTCCTTTATGTACACATTGTAAATCCAAGGCTCCAGCATTTGGAAAACCCCCAAAGCAGTTTAATTACAGAGAACTAGAGGAAGCTACAGATTATTTCTCAGACAAAAATTTTGTAGCAGAAGGTGGGTTTGGTTTGGTTCATAGAGGGATTCTGAGGAATGGGTTGGTCATTGCTGTGAAACAACTGAAGTTTGCTGGCCCTCAACGAGATGCTGATTTCTGCAGGGAAGTTCGCGTACTGAGTTGTGCCCAGCATAGAAATGTGGTGTTGCTTATTGGTTACTGCATTGAGAGGAAGAAGAGATTATTGGTGTATGAATACATATGTAATCGCTCATTGGACTTCCATTTACATG TTGCAGGAAATGAAAAGTCAGTTCTTGATTGGCAAGCACGTTTAAAGATAGCTGTCGGGACTGCAAGAGGATTACGGTATCTTCATGAAGATTGCAGAGTAGGATGTATAGTTCACAGAAACTTGCGGCCAAACAACATCCTCCTAACTCATGATTTCGAACCTCTG GTTGCTGATTTTGGACTGGCAAGATTGCACAGTGAGGAGGAGTTCTGTGATAGCAACCAGGAAGTTGGAACTCCAGG GTATCTTGCACCAGAATATTTCAGTGGTGGGAAAATGACTGAGAAAGttgatatatatgcatttggCCTGGTATTGCTAGAGCTAATCACCGGCCCACGAGCCCATGACTTGCAGTGCTGCTCCGCATACCAAATTTTGCTAGATCATATCCATGCTTTGGCTAAGATGGAACCGCTACATATCTTGGCTTACAACCATCAATTGCTGGACCCTCACTTGGCATCAAACCAACTCCAAGTTTTACCCTATGAGCTTCATGCAATGGGATGTGCTGCCTCATTGTGCCTACAGCAAGATCCTGACTTAAGACCGCCCATGTCAAAG GTAGTCAAAATGCTAGAAGGAGGAAGCCCAGTTACTCCCCTGGCTTTGGACTTGTGCATAGTTGGTTGTAGCAATGGGCATTCTCATGACAAGTTGCGGCAGTAG
- the LOC105159194 gene encoding inactive protein kinase SELMODRAFT_444075 isoform X1, translated as MFPPKSEATIPHGGGAADKVVVAVKAEKVISKAALAWALTHAACSGDGITLLAIFSGNKGAGGRRFLGIPRLKGNCRSFDPAKLPERICQISESCSQMVLQLQDRIQVRVRIKVVSAMSAGAVAAEAKSYAANWVILDKKLKREMKHCMNELHCNIVVMKGAQPKVLRLNLARSNDLQTPFYSAASSPTKDSNKFYTHIMKHTTPVSSPEDPNTSYTRTSGENSLSSPDTGSCIYVVYEENPLYEGLSRGKSLPSRLETPDHPGARRMCFSGTPESETLRNHRNHADNEHGPGSGNQNNISRTSSTFARTEMFDLIQYRDDEMVGGTELDKKSDGDCVYNSSIRGAVSLGKTSLLPPPLCTHCKSKAPAFGKPPKQFNYRELEEATDYFSDKNFVAEGGFGLVHRGILRNGLVIAVKQLKFAGPQRDADFCREVRVLSCAQHRNVVLLIGYCIERKKRLLVYEYICNRSLDFHLHVAGNEKSVLDWQARLKIAVGTARGLRYLHEDCRVGCIVHRNLRPNNILLTHDFEPLVADFGLARLHSEEEFCDSNQEVGTPGYLAPEYFSGGKMTEKVDIYAFGLVLLELITGPRAHDLQCCSAYQILLDHIHALAKMEPLHILAYNHQLLDPHLASNQLQVLPYELHAMGCAASLCLQQDPDLRPPMSKVVKMLEGGSPVTPLALDLCIVGCSNGHSHDKLRQ; from the exons ATGTTCCCGCCAAAATCAGAAGCAACCATTCCGCACGGCGGCGGCGCGGCGGATAAAGTGGTCGTGGCCGTGAAAGCGGAGAAGGTCATCTCCAAGGCCGCCTTGGCTTGGGCTCTCACCCATGCGGCCTGCTCCGGCGACGGCATTACGCTCCTCGCCATCTTTTCCGGCAACAAGGGTG CAGGCGGGAGGAGATTTTTGGGAATTCCTCGATTGAAAGGGAACTGTCGGAGCTTCGATCCGGCTAAGCTGCCGGAACGAATTTGTCAGATCTCTGAGTCTTGCTCTCAGATGGTTCTTCAACTTCAGGACCGAATACAG GTCAGAGTGCGGATCAAGGTTGTATCAGCCATGTCTGCTGGTGCTGTTGCTGCTGAAGCAAAGAGTTATGCAGCCAATTGGGTCATATTGGACAA GAAACTGAAGCGAGAGATGAAGCATTGCATGAATGAACTGCATTGCAATATTGTAGTTATGAAGGGTGCCCAGCCAAAAGTTCTCCGGCTCAATCTAGCAAGGTCAAATGATCTTCAAACACCCTTTTATTCAGCTGCTTCATCGCCTACTAAGGACAGCAATAAGTTCTACACCCACATTATGAAGCATACGACCCCTGTCAGCAGCCCTGAGGATCCCAACACTTCCTACACAAGAACCTCAGGCGAAAATTCATTATCAAGTCCTGACACAGGGTCTTGTATCTATGTTGTGTATGAAGAAAATCCCCTTTATGAAGGATTAAGTAGAGGTAAAAGCCTGCCTAGTAGACTTGAGACACCGGACCATCCAGGGGCAAGAAGAATGTGTTTTTCAGGAACCCCAGAATCTGAAACTTTAAGGAATCATAGAAATCACGCCGATAATGAGCATGGTCCAGGAAGTGGAAACCAGAATAACATCTCTAGAACTTCATCTACCTTTGCCAGAACTGAAATGTTTGATTTGATCCAATATAGAGATGACGAAATGGTAGGAGGAACtgaattggataaaaaatctGATGGAGATTGTGTGTACAACTCTAGCATTCGGGGAGCTGTCTCTTTAGGTAAAACTTCCTTGCTGCCTCCTCCTTTATGTACACATTGTAAATCCAAGGCTCCAGCATTTGGAAAACCCCCAAAGCAGTTTAATTACAGAGAACTAGAGGAAGCTACAGATTATTTCTCAGACAAAAATTTTGTAGCAGAAGGTGGGTTTGGTTTGGTTCATAGAGGGATTCTGAGGAATGGGTTGGTCATTGCTGTGAAACAACTGAAGTTTGCTGGCCCTCAACGAGATGCTGATTTCTGCAGGGAAGTTCGCGTACTGAGTTGTGCCCAGCATAGAAATGTGGTGTTGCTTATTGGTTACTGCATTGAGAGGAAGAAGAGATTATTGGTGTATGAATACATATGTAATCGCTCATTGGACTTCCATTTACATG TTGCAGGAAATGAAAAGTCAGTTCTTGATTGGCAAGCACGTTTAAAGATAGCTGTCGGGACTGCAAGAGGATTACGGTATCTTCATGAAGATTGCAGAGTAGGATGTATAGTTCACAGAAACTTGCGGCCAAACAACATCCTCCTAACTCATGATTTCGAACCTCTG GTTGCTGATTTTGGACTGGCAAGATTGCACAGTGAGGAGGAGTTCTGTGATAGCAACCAGGAAGTTGGAACTCCAGG GTATCTTGCACCAGAATATTTCAGTGGTGGGAAAATGACTGAGAAAGttgatatatatgcatttggCCTGGTATTGCTAGAGCTAATCACCGGCCCACGAGCCCATGACTTGCAGTGCTGCTCCGCATACCAAATTTTGCTAGATCATATCCATGCTTTGGCTAAGATGGAACCGCTACATATCTTGGCTTACAACCATCAATTGCTGGACCCTCACTTGGCATCAAACCAACTCCAAGTTTTACCCTATGAGCTTCATGCAATGGGATGTGCTGCCTCATTGTGCCTACAGCAAGATCCTGACTTAAGACCGCCCATGTCAAAG GTAGTCAAAATGCTAGAAGGAGGAAGCCCAGTTACTCCCCTGGCTTTGGACTTGTGCATAGTTGGTTGTAGCAATGGGCATTCTCATGACAAGTTGCGGCAGTAG
- the LOC105159194 gene encoding inactive protein kinase SELMODRAFT_444075 isoform X3 — MFPPKSEATIPHGGGAADKVVVAVKAEKVISKAALAWALTHAACSGDGITLLAIFSGNKGGRRFLGIPRLKGNCRSFDPAKLPERICQISESCSQMVLQLQDRIQVRVRIKVVSAMSAGAVAAEAKSYAANWVILDKKLKREMKHCMNELHCNIVVMKGAQPKVLRLNLARSNDLQTPFYSAASSPTKDSNKFYTHIMKHTTPVSSPEDPNTSYTRTSGENSLSSPDTGSCIYVVYEENPLYEGLSRGKSLPSRLETPDHPGARRMCFSGTPESETLRNHRNHADNEHGPGSGNQNNISRTSSTFARTEMFDLIQYRDDEMVGGTELDKKSDGDCVYNSSIRGAVSLGKTSLLPPPLCTHCKSKAPAFGKPPKQFNYRELEEATDYFSDKNFVAEGGFGLVHRGILRNGLVIAVKQLKFAGPQRDADFCREVRVLSCAQHRNVVLLIGYCIERKKRLLVYEYICNRSLDFHLHVAGNEKSVLDWQARLKIAVGTARGLRYLHEDCRVGCIVHRNLRPNNILLTHDFEPLVADFGLARLHSEEEFCDSNQEVGTPGYLAPEYFSGGKMTEKVDIYAFGLVLLELITGPRAHDLQCCSAYQILLDHIHALAKMEPLHILAYNHQLLDPHLASNQLQVLPYELHAMGCAASLCLQQDPDLRPPMSKVVKMLEGGSPVTPLALDLCIVGCSNGHSHDKLRQ, encoded by the exons ATGTTCCCGCCAAAATCAGAAGCAACCATTCCGCACGGCGGCGGCGCGGCGGATAAAGTGGTCGTGGCCGTGAAAGCGGAGAAGGTCATCTCCAAGGCCGCCTTGGCTTGGGCTCTCACCCATGCGGCCTGCTCCGGCGACGGCATTACGCTCCTCGCCATCTTTTCCGGCAACAAGG GCGGGAGGAGATTTTTGGGAATTCCTCGATTGAAAGGGAACTGTCGGAGCTTCGATCCGGCTAAGCTGCCGGAACGAATTTGTCAGATCTCTGAGTCTTGCTCTCAGATGGTTCTTCAACTTCAGGACCGAATACAG GTCAGAGTGCGGATCAAGGTTGTATCAGCCATGTCTGCTGGTGCTGTTGCTGCTGAAGCAAAGAGTTATGCAGCCAATTGGGTCATATTGGACAA GAAACTGAAGCGAGAGATGAAGCATTGCATGAATGAACTGCATTGCAATATTGTAGTTATGAAGGGTGCCCAGCCAAAAGTTCTCCGGCTCAATCTAGCAAGGTCAAATGATCTTCAAACACCCTTTTATTCAGCTGCTTCATCGCCTACTAAGGACAGCAATAAGTTCTACACCCACATTATGAAGCATACGACCCCTGTCAGCAGCCCTGAGGATCCCAACACTTCCTACACAAGAACCTCAGGCGAAAATTCATTATCAAGTCCTGACACAGGGTCTTGTATCTATGTTGTGTATGAAGAAAATCCCCTTTATGAAGGATTAAGTAGAGGTAAAAGCCTGCCTAGTAGACTTGAGACACCGGACCATCCAGGGGCAAGAAGAATGTGTTTTTCAGGAACCCCAGAATCTGAAACTTTAAGGAATCATAGAAATCACGCCGATAATGAGCATGGTCCAGGAAGTGGAAACCAGAATAACATCTCTAGAACTTCATCTACCTTTGCCAGAACTGAAATGTTTGATTTGATCCAATATAGAGATGACGAAATGGTAGGAGGAACtgaattggataaaaaatctGATGGAGATTGTGTGTACAACTCTAGCATTCGGGGAGCTGTCTCTTTAGGTAAAACTTCCTTGCTGCCTCCTCCTTTATGTACACATTGTAAATCCAAGGCTCCAGCATTTGGAAAACCCCCAAAGCAGTTTAATTACAGAGAACTAGAGGAAGCTACAGATTATTTCTCAGACAAAAATTTTGTAGCAGAAGGTGGGTTTGGTTTGGTTCATAGAGGGATTCTGAGGAATGGGTTGGTCATTGCTGTGAAACAACTGAAGTTTGCTGGCCCTCAACGAGATGCTGATTTCTGCAGGGAAGTTCGCGTACTGAGTTGTGCCCAGCATAGAAATGTGGTGTTGCTTATTGGTTACTGCATTGAGAGGAAGAAGAGATTATTGGTGTATGAATACATATGTAATCGCTCATTGGACTTCCATTTACATG TTGCAGGAAATGAAAAGTCAGTTCTTGATTGGCAAGCACGTTTAAAGATAGCTGTCGGGACTGCAAGAGGATTACGGTATCTTCATGAAGATTGCAGAGTAGGATGTATAGTTCACAGAAACTTGCGGCCAAACAACATCCTCCTAACTCATGATTTCGAACCTCTG GTTGCTGATTTTGGACTGGCAAGATTGCACAGTGAGGAGGAGTTCTGTGATAGCAACCAGGAAGTTGGAACTCCAGG GTATCTTGCACCAGAATATTTCAGTGGTGGGAAAATGACTGAGAAAGttgatatatatgcatttggCCTGGTATTGCTAGAGCTAATCACCGGCCCACGAGCCCATGACTTGCAGTGCTGCTCCGCATACCAAATTTTGCTAGATCATATCCATGCTTTGGCTAAGATGGAACCGCTACATATCTTGGCTTACAACCATCAATTGCTGGACCCTCACTTGGCATCAAACCAACTCCAAGTTTTACCCTATGAGCTTCATGCAATGGGATGTGCTGCCTCATTGTGCCTACAGCAAGATCCTGACTTAAGACCGCCCATGTCAAAG GTAGTCAAAATGCTAGAAGGAGGAAGCCCAGTTACTCCCCTGGCTTTGGACTTGTGCATAGTTGGTTGTAGCAATGGGCATTCTCATGACAAGTTGCGGCAGTAG
- the LOC105159194 gene encoding proline-rich receptor-like protein kinase PERK15 isoform X4 — MQPIGSYWTNRKLKREMKHCMNELHCNIVVMKGAQPKVLRLNLARSNDLQTPFYSAASSPTKDSNKFYTHIMKHTTPVSSPEDPNTSYTRTSGENSLSSPDTGSCIYVVYEENPLYEGLSRGKSLPSRLETPDHPGARRMCFSGTPESETLRNHRNHADNEHGPGSGNQNNISRTSSTFARTEMFDLIQYRDDEMVGGTELDKKSDGDCVYNSSIRGAVSLGKTSLLPPPLCTHCKSKAPAFGKPPKQFNYRELEEATDYFSDKNFVAEGGFGLVHRGILRNGLVIAVKQLKFAGPQRDADFCREVRVLSCAQHRNVVLLIGYCIERKKRLLVYEYICNRSLDFHLHVAGNEKSVLDWQARLKIAVGTARGLRYLHEDCRVGCIVHRNLRPNNILLTHDFEPLVADFGLARLHSEEEFCDSNQEVGTPGYLAPEYFSGGKMTEKVDIYAFGLVLLELITGPRAHDLQCCSAYQILLDHIHALAKMEPLHILAYNHQLLDPHLASNQLQVLPYELHAMGCAASLCLQQDPDLRPPMSKVVKMLEGGSPVTPLALDLCIVGCSNGHSHDKLRQ, encoded by the exons ATGCAGCCAATTGGGTCATATTGGACAA ACAGGAAACTGAAGCGAGAGATGAAGCATTGCATGAATGAACTGCATTGCAATATTGTAGTTATGAAGGGTGCCCAGCCAAAAGTTCTCCGGCTCAATCTAGCAAGGTCAAATGATCTTCAAACACCCTTTTATTCAGCTGCTTCATCGCCTACTAAGGACAGCAATAAGTTCTACACCCACATTATGAAGCATACGACCCCTGTCAGCAGCCCTGAGGATCCCAACACTTCCTACACAAGAACCTCAGGCGAAAATTCATTATCAAGTCCTGACACAGGGTCTTGTATCTATGTTGTGTATGAAGAAAATCCCCTTTATGAAGGATTAAGTAGAGGTAAAAGCCTGCCTAGTAGACTTGAGACACCGGACCATCCAGGGGCAAGAAGAATGTGTTTTTCAGGAACCCCAGAATCTGAAACTTTAAGGAATCATAGAAATCACGCCGATAATGAGCATGGTCCAGGAAGTGGAAACCAGAATAACATCTCTAGAACTTCATCTACCTTTGCCAGAACTGAAATGTTTGATTTGATCCAATATAGAGATGACGAAATGGTAGGAGGAACtgaattggataaaaaatctGATGGAGATTGTGTGTACAACTCTAGCATTCGGGGAGCTGTCTCTTTAGGTAAAACTTCCTTGCTGCCTCCTCCTTTATGTACACATTGTAAATCCAAGGCTCCAGCATTTGGAAAACCCCCAAAGCAGTTTAATTACAGAGAACTAGAGGAAGCTACAGATTATTTCTCAGACAAAAATTTTGTAGCAGAAGGTGGGTTTGGTTTGGTTCATAGAGGGATTCTGAGGAATGGGTTGGTCATTGCTGTGAAACAACTGAAGTTTGCTGGCCCTCAACGAGATGCTGATTTCTGCAGGGAAGTTCGCGTACTGAGTTGTGCCCAGCATAGAAATGTGGTGTTGCTTATTGGTTACTGCATTGAGAGGAAGAAGAGATTATTGGTGTATGAATACATATGTAATCGCTCATTGGACTTCCATTTACATG TTGCAGGAAATGAAAAGTCAGTTCTTGATTGGCAAGCACGTTTAAAGATAGCTGTCGGGACTGCAAGAGGATTACGGTATCTTCATGAAGATTGCAGAGTAGGATGTATAGTTCACAGAAACTTGCGGCCAAACAACATCCTCCTAACTCATGATTTCGAACCTCTG GTTGCTGATTTTGGACTGGCAAGATTGCACAGTGAGGAGGAGTTCTGTGATAGCAACCAGGAAGTTGGAACTCCAGG GTATCTTGCACCAGAATATTTCAGTGGTGGGAAAATGACTGAGAAAGttgatatatatgcatttggCCTGGTATTGCTAGAGCTAATCACCGGCCCACGAGCCCATGACTTGCAGTGCTGCTCCGCATACCAAATTTTGCTAGATCATATCCATGCTTTGGCTAAGATGGAACCGCTACATATCTTGGCTTACAACCATCAATTGCTGGACCCTCACTTGGCATCAAACCAACTCCAAGTTTTACCCTATGAGCTTCATGCAATGGGATGTGCTGCCTCATTGTGCCTACAGCAAGATCCTGACTTAAGACCGCCCATGTCAAAG GTAGTCAAAATGCTAGAAGGAGGAAGCCCAGTTACTCCCCTGGCTTTGGACTTGTGCATAGTTGGTTGTAGCAATGGGCATTCTCATGACAAGTTGCGGCAGTAG
- the LOC105159195 gene encoding protein JINGUBANG-like, translating into MLENQFRPTVFAEANNHISSKKGYMVRSDPNISSSSAASSDADDFANRNSSFSGYDPNRLSGDCSPMMMSPWNQTSPFAKSPWSNFSETGPQNVPQSGLIGSLVREEGHIYSLAAKNDLLYTGSDSKNIRVWKDMQEFSAFKSNSGLVKAIIISGDKIFTGHQDGKVRVWKFNPKNPSVHKRVGTMPTFFDIFKASIRPRNYVEVKSKRTALWIKHTDAISCLSMNQEKGLLYSASWDRTFKVWKVENSKCIESVKAHDDAVNSVVSSIDGIVYTGSADGTVKVWTREHKGKVIKHNLTQTLLSQECAVTALAVNASGSVLYCGSSDGLVNFWELEKQFSHGGVLKGHKLAVLCLAAAGNLVFSGSADKTICVWRKEGGVHTCLSVLSGHTGPVKCLAVEEDKGSSAGGEKKWVVYSGSLDKSVKVWSVSETAPELGLGQHKVGDYNWDSVPPPKY; encoded by the coding sequence ATGTTAGAAAACCAATTCCGGCCAACAGTGTTTGCAGAAGCCAACAATCATATATCTTCCAAGAAAGGCTACATGGTTCGCTCGGATCCCAACATTTCGTCCTCCTCCGCCGCCTCCAGCGACGCCGATGACTTCGCTAATAGGAACAGCAGCTTCTCTGGCTATGATCCCAATCGCCTCAGCGGTGATTGCTCCCCCATGATGATGTCTCCCTGGAACCAAACCTCGCCCTTTGCTAAGTCGCCTTGGTCCAATTTCTCGGAAACTGGCCCCCAGAACGTCCCTCAAAGTGGCCTCATCGGCTCCCTCGTCCGCGAGGAGGGCCATATTTACTCCCTTGCTGCAAAGAACGACCTCCTCTACACCGGCTCCGACAGCAAGAACATCCGCGTCTGGAAGGACATGCAGGAATTCTCTGCCTTCAAATCCAACAGTGGACTCGTCAAGGCCATTATCATCTCCGGCGACAAGATTTTCACCGGTCACCAGGACGGCAAGGTTCGTGTTTGGAAATTCAATCCCAAGAATCCCAGCGTCCATAAACGTGTTGGCACTATGCCCACGTTTTTCGACATATTCAAAGCCTCTATCAGGCCGAGGAATTACGTGGAGGTCAAAAGTAAACGAACTGCGCTCTGGATCAAGCACACGGACGCCATTTCTTGCCTGAGCATGAACCAAGAGAAAGGACTCCTTTATTCCGCTTCCTGGGACAGAACTTTCAAGGTATGGAAGGTGGAGAATTCGAAATGTATTGAATCCGTCAAGGCTCACGACGACGCTGTAAACTCCGTCGTGTCGAGCATCGATGGGATAGTCTACACCGGCTCTGCCGACGGCACTGTTAAAGTATGGACGAGGGAACATAAAGGGAAGGTCATCAAGCACAACCTAACGCAGACGCTCCTCAGCCAGGAGTGCGCCGTCACGGCATTGGCCGTCAACGCGTCGGGTTCGGTTCTGTACTGCGGCTCGTCGGACGGGCTAGTAAATTTCTGGGAGTTAGAGAAGCAGTTCTCGCACGGCGGCGTGCTGAAGGGCCACAAGCTGGCGGTGCTCTGCCTGGCGGCGGCGGGGAATTTGGTGTTCAGTGGCTCAGCTGATAAAACGATATGCGTGTGGAGGAAGGAGGGCGGGGTGCATACTTGCCTCTCAGTGTTGTCGGGGCACACGGGGCCGGTGAAGTGCCTGGCGGTGGAGGAGGACAAGGGGTCCAGTGCCGGCGGCGAGAAGAAATGGGTGGTTTATAGTGGGAGTCTTGATAAATCAGTGAAAGTGTGGAGCGTGTCGGAGACGGCGCCGGAATTGGGTTTAGGACAGCACAAAGTTGGAGATTACAACTGGGATTCTGTACCACCTCCGAAGTATTAA